CTCAATGCAGCAAGCGCGTCGTATTTCAGACCGTACTGCTTTCTTCCTAATGGGAGAGCTTGTTGAGCACAACGAAACGAGTGTTATTTTCAGCGAACCAAAAGATGATCGTACTAAAGGTTACGTAAACGGTGACTTTGGTTAATTGATTATTTAAGTGCAGTATTTGGCTTTTGTTTTCATTGTCAAGTACCCAAGCACGCTAACTGAAACGCAGGTTAGATAATCGAATAGATCGACAGAATTATCACTATAACTATAAGCGATGGAAGTTTTGCCCCACTTTAGGTGGGGCTTTTTTGTGCTTCTAAAAAAGCACTTATGTCGATGTAACTTTGGGCAAGAAATCCCATTTTTGTAGTGCTTCTCATGTCTGTAATAATGTTAAAAGTGAAATTGCGAGCCGCTTAACATCTCATTTTTACTTATATTGATTGCATATTAAGCCTTCGGTATTTTTGCTTTATTCTTAATAGCCAATGGACGAGAGCTGTGTCTGTAAAAGCCTTTGCAAAGCAAATATCTGCTATTCGTGATCATCGCTTATTGGCTGAATCTCTTTTTGAATATCTTGTTGGAGTGCTTATTCCTAAAGGGATTGGAATATTTACTGAGCCGAAACCGGAAAGTGAATCGTTGCTGCTATTTTCTTTCGGTAACCTAACTCCATTGTCGATCTACCCCGCGCCATTTTGGTCATGGATTTCACAATTTGATACTGCTGATGGAATGTTGCCTATGGCCACTAATCCATGTCTATGGGAGCATATAGACGTATTGGGTGGTGAGTCATTCATCATGGTGCTCGACAATGCCTCTGATTGTAGAACGTATTTAATGGCTCACAATTGTAATACTGAAAAACTCAACCAAGCCTTTGAGCGGAGGTTTGATATTCTTCTGTTAGCCGCCGCCCGTTGGCAGGGTATTCGCGCAGAAAAAAATGCGGCAATTGAGATAAAACACAGAGATATTCGTGAAGCTCAATACCTCGATGAGATCAAGCTACGTGATCTATTTGTCGACAACATGAAGTTAGTCCATCAGGTGGCGTTAGAGCTTTCTAACCCTGAGTCATTGGATGCGTTGTACAAGGCTTCAGTCGAAGCGGTTCGCGACCGATTGGGCTTTGATCGTGCCATTTTCATGCTACTCGATATGAAGAAGCGTTGTTTCAGTGGTACTTATGGCACTGACGAAGCCGGCAAAACAAACAGCGAACACCATACTCAGTACGATTTACATCAATTAGATGCTGAATACATTGAGGCGTTGTCAGATAATCACACTAGTCTGGTTGTCATCGAACAAGCCCCCTTATATACAGAAGGAAACGTAGTCGGGCAGGGGTGGAACGGTATGCTTATATTGCGTGAAGGAGACAAACCTGTCGGCTGGATCGCCATGGATAACTACATTCATCGTTCACCGATTACTAATTATCAAAAGCAGATGCTTGAATCCTTTGGATCTCTGCTTTCTCAGATCTACATACGTAAGCGTCAAGAGCAGAACATCCGCATGTTGCATTCGAGTATGGTTGAGCTGTCTCGTTGCGACACCGTCAGTGAAGTATGTAAGTCCGCAGTGAGCTTCGCTATTCAACACTTAGGCATTGACCGATTAGCGGTGTTCCTCACGGATAAAAACTGTAGCTACATGCAAGGCACGTGGGGCACTGATATTAAAGGAGACATAGTCGATGAGTCCTATTATCGCTCTGAGCTGGTGGAACGTGACATCGTAGCCGCAGCGCGTGCTTGTCCTAACCAAGTGGCGTTTGAAGAGTCTGTTCCTATTTATCACGATTTCAATATTGTCGGAGTCGGTTGGACGGCAATGACCATGCTCACCACAAATACA
This genomic window from Vibrio toranzoniae contains:
- a CDS encoding sensor domain-containing diguanylate cyclase, producing MSVKAFAKQISAIRDHRLLAESLFEYLVGVLIPKGIGIFTEPKPESESLLLFSFGNLTPLSIYPAPFWSWISQFDTADGMLPMATNPCLWEHIDVLGGESFIMVLDNASDCRTYLMAHNCNTEKLNQAFERRFDILLLAAARWQGIRAEKNAAIEIKHRDIREAQYLDEIKLRDLFVDNMKLVHQVALELSNPESLDALYKASVEAVRDRLGFDRAIFMLLDMKKRCFSGTYGTDEAGKTNSEHHTQYDLHQLDAEYIEALSDNHTSLVVIEQAPLYTEGNVVGQGWNGMLILREGDKPVGWIAMDNYIHRSPITNYQKQMLESFGSLLSQIYIRKRQEQNIRMLHSSMVELSRCDTVSEVCKSAVSFAIQHLGIDRLAVFLTDKNCSYMQGTWGTDIKGDIVDESYYRSELVERDIVAAARACPNQVAFEESVPIYHDFNIVGVGWTAMTMLTTNTGEPIAFIAADNLLTRSPLTSQLREVIRIFASSLAEVLQRTMAQEELKKLNETLEQEVSKRTQELELANEQLDVISKLDPLTRLGNRRMLAQVLDDLNCDDQGAFATQCEVTFGLVLVDLDHFGLYNSVYGHTKGDAALRTIGKILNAHVYRDNETFCRIGGEEFMLLMIGTNYSETKQRAESIRKCIEEAKILHCESSTSQYLTASVGYASITSDQHQFDFDLLYGKADKALYQAKGSGRNRIVSALKRRKVTTPLT